A portion of the Rhinopithecus roxellana isolate Shanxi Qingling chromosome 19, ASM756505v1, whole genome shotgun sequence genome contains these proteins:
- the DERL2 gene encoding derlin-2 isoform X5, with amino-acid sequence MAYQSLRLEYLQIPPVSRAYTTACVLTTAAVQLELITPFQLYFNPELIFKHFQIWRLITNFLFFGPVGFNFLFNMIFLYRYCRMLEEGSFRGRTADFVFMFLFGGFLMTLFGLFVSLVFLGQAFTIMLVYVWSRRNPYVRMNFFGLLNFQAPFLPWVLMGFSLLLGNSIIVDLLGIAVGHIYFFLEDVFPNQPGGIRILKTPSIL; translated from the exons ATGGCGTACCAGAGCCTGCGGCTGGAGTACCTGCAGATCCCACCGGTCAGCCGCGCCTACACCACGGCCTGCGTCCTCACCACCGCCGCCGTG CAGTTGGAATTGATCACACCTTTTCAGTTGTACTTCAATCCTGAATTAATCTTTAAACACTTTCAA atatgGAGATTAATCaccaatttcttattttttgggcCAGTCggattcaattttttatttaacatgATTTTTCT ATATCGTTACTGTCGAATGCTAGAAGAAGGCTCTTTCCGAGGTCGGACAGCAGACTTTGTATTTATGTTCCTTTTTGGTGGATTCTTAATGACC CTTTTTGGTCTGTTTGTGAGCTTAGTTTTCTTGGGCCAGGCCTTTACAATAATGCTCGTCTACGTGTGGAGCCGAAGGAACCCCTATGTCCGCATGAACTTCTTCGGCCTTCTCAACTTCCAGGCCCCCTTTCTGCCCTGGGTGCTCATGGGCTTTTCCTTGTTGTTGGGGAACTCAATCATTGTGGACCTTTTGG GTATTGCAGTtggacacatttattttttcttggaagATGTATTTCCCAATCAGCCTGGTGGAATAAGAATTCTGAAAACACCATCTATTTTGTGA
- the DERL2 gene encoding derlin-2 isoform X6, with the protein MAYQSLRLEYLQIPPVSRAYTTACVLTTAAVQLELITPFQLYFNPELIFKHFQVLQLDTFIFSWKMYFPISLVE; encoded by the exons ATGGCGTACCAGAGCCTGCGGCTGGAGTACCTGCAGATCCCACCGGTCAGCCGCGCCTACACCACGGCCTGCGTCCTCACCACCGCCGCCGTG CAGTTGGAATTGATCACACCTTTTCAGTTGTACTTCAATCCTGAATTAATCTTTAAACACTTTCAA GTATTGCAGTtggacacatttattttttcttggaagATGTATTTCCCAATCAGCCTGGTGGAATAA